The DNA region ATGGATCTCAGAAGCAACCGCACAAGTCAAACTGATCGGCTATGGTCTTGCCGCATTCTGCGTAATGTGTCTCGGTATCATATTCATTACCGGTGGCGGTCAGGGACTCCAAAAAGGTAAGGGCATGGCAGTCAGCATACTTGTTGGTGTCGCTGTTCTCTCATTCGGCGTTGGACTTATAGGCTCACTTCAGGGATAAGCTCTGCGGCACACACATATTATGTGTGCCGTAAAGTGCAGAAATGTTCTGCTTTTTGCAGCACACATAATATAGATTGGAGGATATAAAAATGAGTAAAAGTAAAAGTGTGTCTATAGACACAAAAAAAGCGAGAATACTGTCTATCTGTTTTATAGCTGTATTCATTGTCGTGGTGTATATTATCCCGATAGTTCATGTTGCAGCCGAAGGTACTGACAGCATTGACTGGGGTGTAAGCTATGAAGTTGGTCGGGTCGTTGAAGGTAACAATCGAATAAAAAACGCTATTAGGTATGTCGAGTACAACACACTCAAGTTTTTGTGCGTTACTATTGATGAGTTTGACAAAGGACTTACAACCCTTTTAGATATAAATTTATACACTCTAATAAAAAATAAATTTAATATTACATCAGTAGTATACCCGGTAGCGTGGGCATTAGTATCTCTTTCGCTTGTTATAGCGGCAGTTATGCTGCTGATTAATGCTGATAAGATGCGATTGTCTGACTTCTTCCGAAATCTGCTCGTATCCATAATGTTACTGGTAGCTTTACCGACTTTGGTCAGTCAGTTTTCAGCCCTGCGTACCCGTGGAGTGAAAAGCGTTAAAAGCTCATTTAACGAAGACATAGTTATTAACGAGGATACCACGATAACGAGCCCTACGTTAGGTCAAAATTTGCTTGCCAACAGCATAACTAGGGTCAAGGATTCGGTTAAAAACAATAAGTTACTAAAGTACAGTTCATCCGATAATGCCGTTTTTAAAAGCAGTCCGGAACGTGTATATAGCTTACCGATCAACCAAACGATCCACTCTGACAGTTTTGACAGAAAGTGGAGCGATACAGGCAGAGATCAAAGAGCCCCGGCTGTCGTTCAGAAAAAATACGAGACTCTAACACTGGAAGATAAGATAACTTTGCTTGATGCTGAGTTTACTCATGCAACTTCACAGTATGACTATCAATCAACTATACTCTCAATCTACGAATACTGGGAGAAATCAAACAAGGACGATCATTATATCGAGGTACATAATGATAAAGATGGTAACACGGATTTTATATATACTAAAGTTGGCGGAGCTGTAGTAGCAGCCGGTGTTTATAGAGATAGAGGACAAAAAGTATGGTGTAGGTTCGCTCCCTATAATGGCTTTACAGTCTATAGCCCTGTTTCACAAATATTCGAGGGTGACACCATATATACAGATGTAGATATGACCAAAAAAACGCCAAAAGCTATCCCTTATCTATCGACATGGAAAAGGATCGACGAAAATAATTACGAACAATTTGGTTATAGTTCACAGGAAGATGCTAGTAAAGACCCAAAATGGTACAGTCATTGGCAGTATGATTCATTTCCTGCATTTAACTACATAACAAAAATAAATTGTCGTATGGTTGAGTATATGAATGAACTTGCTCTGAGTAATGATATTCCAAGCGAATTCAACAAAGTATTTACTGCTGAATGGTCCTACTATAATTTGATCGGTAATTCTCCCAGTAGCGTTGAGGAACTAATAAGAAGAATTGAAGATAATAAGGTATATCTTAAACAATATGGCACCAATTTCAGCCTCATCGAATATCTGAATATGGAAGAAAACTATCGTAAAATAATTGAAGACAAGAAAGACAATGGCGTAGCTCAGTTTGAACCACTTCATACTAAGGAAATGCAGGAAGCTGCAAAAAAAGATGAACCATTCTCGGCAGCTCTTAATGCGATGATATACGTTGACGGATATGAAGAAGTCTACTATTATTACCTTGACTTCCTTCCTACGTTCATTTTAGTTGTGGTTACACTTATAAGTATGTGTTTTGCTATGGTTAAGATCGTAAGACTGCTTTTTGATCTGCTTTTCGCACAGATAGTAGCACCGTTGGTCGTAGCATCTGATCTTAGTGGTTCAGGCAGAGCAAAACAAGTTGTACAAAATCTTATATCGTGCAACATCGTAATGATAGCTGTTATTTTTATCCTTAGACTTTATATCTACGTGCTGATATCTGCACAGGACAAGAACTATCCGTTTACCGTCCTGATAGCTCTCACTGTTGGAGGAGCTATGTTTGTCATCGACGGACCCGATCTTATTGTTAAGATACTTGGTGTTGATGCAGGCGTTAAATCGGGTGCAGCTGCTATAATGTCGATCAGATCCGCAACACAGATCGCAGGCAGTACGGTAAGCAATACAAGCAGAGCAGTTGGTAATGTTGTAAAGAAAGGAAACACTGCTGCTGCCGCTGTTGCAGGAGGTTTATCTGGTCAAATACATGGAGCAATAAATGGAGCTAAATCAGGTTTTGAAAATGGAATTTCAAAGCACACAGATGGAAACGGAAACTTTAACAGTGTTGGAGGTAAAATAGCAACTTATGGAGGAGCCTTTGGAAGTATGTTAAGAGATGGAGTCACAGGTGGTTTTACCGGTTTTGGAAAAGGTTATCTTGCTGGAGAAAGTGAAGCAAGAAATTCACAGGGAGCTGTCTCTACTGCTGTTCATGGAATGAAAGGAGTAAAAGAAGGATGGAATGTTGAAAAAAACAGCAACTCCTCATCTAATATCATTTCTTCAAGTACATCTAACAACGAAACTACAAATACAAGCAGTGACAGTAGTATAGTAACTCCACCAAAAACTGATTCAGGCAATTCAAATATAACTGAATCAGCTAAGGGAGAAAAAGGCGATACGGGAATAAATGGAGTAAATGGTCATAATGGAAATGACGGTAAAAATGGCATTGATGGAATTAACGGACAGAATAATGTTAACACAACATCGAACAATACAGCAAATATCGGCAATGCTTTTAATAAGCCTACCAATAACATTGCTAATGAGCCTACAAATCAGCGCAAAGGAGATTAATTATGGGAATGATACCTAAAAAGACCAAGTCTGAAACAAAAGTATTCAAAGGTCTGACTGCACAGCGTTTTATGGGGCTTTTTGTCATAATCATGATATCATCAATGATAGGTTCCCTGATAGGTGGAGCGATGCAATGGCTTTTTATAGCTTGTTCTATAATCGTATACTTCATTCTGACCGGAAAATCACTTACTAATCCCTCTCAGTCTTTTGCACGCGGTCTAATAAACTTTATCCGATTTAAGTTTGACAACAACTTTTTTATTGGTTCTTCCAATCATGATTATATTGAATACCAGCAGACGATCAAGGAGAAAGAAAATGAAAAGTCTAAGAGAAATAAAAATAAAAAACATAAATAAAACTAAAAAGGTCCGTGTTACATCAGCGATGTTTCTTGACAACCTGATCGATCTTAACTCATTTAGTGTGCCTAACGAGGAATTCATATTTAAGATAAAGGCTGACGGAAAAGATAAATACATATCGTTGTTGATGGTATCAGGTATTGATATCTTTCATTACACGGACAACGATATGGAATCCGTATTCCAGAACTTTGCCCGGGCAACTACATCGATGAAATGCGCTCACAAGTACATATTTACAACATCATCGCCTTATTTCGAGCAGCAGAAGAACAATCTGCTGCTCAAGCGAAGAAACATCACTCATAAATATATAATGCGTATGATGGCAAGGAAAGAAAATGAGTTTCTTGAATT from Ruminococcus albus AD2013 includes:
- a CDS encoding DUF5592 family protein; protein product: MGMIPKKTKSETKVFKGLTAQRFMGLFVIIMISSMIGSLIGGAMQWLFIACSIIVYFILTGKSLTNPSQSFARGLINFIRFKFDNNFFIGSSNHDYIEYQQTIKEKENEKSKRNKNKKHK